Proteins from one Ficedula albicollis isolate OC2 chromosome 3, FicAlb1.5, whole genome shotgun sequence genomic window:
- the LRRN4 gene encoding leucine-rich repeat neuronal protein 4 gives MISPLLILPLLLGTTAHSPVSRAASRDVTTFFQLAQEDTWENVNLTSMSCEYWKNRTWITLQLTNSSLTTFPVCLPEALQSLDLSNNLLEEVNGTEIANLPQLRVLSLRHNHLWSVRWGSEALSSLLKLDLSFNKLSSVPSCHGSALPNLKWLSLAGNPLIEIQPLAFSCYPQLHVLNLSATLLGKDDSRGIRDSAFAISTDPNEAMNRTANSISVLDLSRTFFEKIEPEWARDLANLRLLHLTNMPRLRSLDGDFFKFLPGLQELHCQDSHSLSFVQTEMFDSAPHLSHLSFENCNLSFFNPWNTNSSEGITINLSGNSLLCDCQLSWLLSKPEKVVLQKAGETFCTSQEDSGRHPTPFSLLELYNKCQSESNVTLPDSNTALPDHDSFNFTSDETSAVVTTDSALLTTDLTHSSSLIHGDVMSTAASNPMLTKDTSSSSLIQWDVRSTAASNSMLTKDTSSSSLIQWDVRSTAASNSMLTKDTSSSSLIQWDVRSTAASNSMLTKDTSSSSLIQWDVRSTAASNSMLTKDTSSSSLIQWDVRSTAASNSMLTKDTSSSSLIQWDVRSTAASNSMLTKDTSSSSLIQWDVRSTAASNSMLTKDTSSSSLIQWDVRSTAGSNPMLTKDTYTSSLTQGDVRSTEASNPTEPILAKANSSSHEQKAVSESTSNPPSSASVTSFPVFFQEFFAQTPDHSSTSPTGTEQPQRGLRTTHTTFPREGTFSQTTSGYSTGGAGVPHTTNHPTHSFATHGREGAPQTSPPQVISTRSRAHSEAAGSTPPPHYTDDYDYEDQPKEPPVHTAHVACDYNPCRHLQKPCKELQNITQCSCPGTSREDEIPDPPRLREVIEITDSSAQIRWCAPYSVVHSYELVLRAQDSEDRQIVMDNIYPTARQYTLYNLLPFTTYHICVSASNKAGSSQKTGQEIPGNSCTSFKTKPSYKYVFAGLSAASGLFLITTIILSVCLCKACKKPQSEQYGTHLVSYKNPAFDYPLKLQTTN, from the exons ATGATTTCACCCTTGCTcatcctccctctgctgctggggaccacagcacacagcccggtgagcagagcagcatccaGGGATGTCACCACCTTTTTCCAGCTGGCTCAGGAAGACACTTGGGAGAATGTTAATCTCACCAGCATGTCCTGTGAGTATTGGAAGAACAGGACCTGGATCACCCTGCAGCTGACCAACAGCAGCCTGACAACTTTCCCCGTCTGCCTTCCggaggccctgcagagcttGGATCTCAGCAATAACCTCTTGGAAGAGGTGAACGGCACAGAGATAGCAAACCTCCCGCAGCTGCGTGTCCTCTCGCTGAGGCACAACCATCTCTGGTCTGTGAGGTGGGGATCTGAAGCCCTCAGCAGTCTCCTCAAGCTGGACTTGAGCTTTAATAAGCTGTCATCTGTGCCATCCTGCcacggctctgccctgcctaACCTGAAGTGGTTGTCCTTGGCTGGAAATCCACTGATTGAAATCCAGCCACTGGCTTTTTCCTGCTACCCTCAGCTACACGTCTTGAACCTCTCTGCAACGCTGCTTGGGAAGGATGATAGCAGAGGAATTAGGGACTCTGCTTTTGCCATCAGCACAGATCCCAACGAGGCCATGAACAGGACTGCAAACTCCATCAGTGTCCTTGATCTGAGCAGGACCTTTTTTGAGAAAA ttgaACCAGAGTGGGCCAGGGACTTGGCCAACCTCAGATTACTTCACCTGACAAACATGCCACGGTTAAGAAGCCTCGATGGCGACTTCTTTAAGTTCCTGCCTGGCCTCCAAGAGCTGCACTGTCAGGACTCCCATTCCCTGAGTTTTGTGCAGACAGAGATGTTTGACAGTGCTCCTCACCTGAGCCATCTCTCATTTGAGAA CTGTAACCTGAGTTTCTTTAACCCTTGGAACACCAATTCATCGGAAGGCATCACCATCAACTTGTCTGGGAATTCTCTGCTGTGCGactgccagctctcctggctgctgtccaAGCCCGAGAAAGTTGTTCTGCAAAA ggctggggagactTTTTGCACATCCCAGGAAGATTCGGGCAGACATCCAACACCTTTTTCACTGCTGGAACTCTACAATAAATGCCAGTCAGAGAGCAATGTTACACTGCCCGATTCAAACACAGCCCTTCCTGATCATGATTCTTTCAACTTCACCAGTGATGAGACCTCTGCTGTTGTAACAACAgactcagctctgctcaccacGGATTTGACTCACTCCAGCTCCCTGATCCATGGGGATGTGatgagcacagcagcatccaacCCAATGCTCACCAAAGacacttccagcagctccctgatccAGTGGGAtgtgaggagcacagcagcatccaactCAATGCTCACCAAAGacacttccagcagctccctgatccAGTGGGAtgtgaggagcacagcagcatccaactCAATGCTCACCAAAGacacttccagcagctccctgatccAGTGGGAtgtgaggagcacagcagcatccaactCAATGCTCACCAAAGacacttccagcagctccctgatccAGTGGGAtgtgaggagcacagcagcatccaactCAATGCTCACCAAAGacacttccagcagctccctgatccAGTGGGAtgtgaggagcacagcagcatccaactCAATGCTCACCAAAGacacttccagcagctccctgatccAGTGGGAtgtgaggagcacagcagcatccaactCAATGCTCACCAAAGacacttccagcagctccctgatccAGTGGGAtgtgaggagcacagcagcatccaactCAATGCTCACCAAAGacacttccagcagctccctgatccAGTGGGATGTGAGGAGCACTGCAGGATCCAACCCAATGCTCACCAAAGACACCTATACCAGCTCCTTGACCCAGGGGGATGTGAGGAGCACTGAAGCATCCAACCCAACTGAGCCCATCCTAGCAAAGGCCAACAGTTCCTCCCATGAGCAGAAGGCAGTTTCTGAATCCACAAGCAATCCCCCTTCCTCGGCATCTGTTACCTCCTTCccagtttttttccaagagTTCTTTGCTCAGACCCCAGATCACAGCTCCACAAGCCCAACTGGAACAGAACAGCCTCAGAGAGGGCTCAGAACAACACACACAACATTCCCCCGGGAAGGGACATTCAGCCAGACCACCAGTGGCTATTCCACTGGAGGGGCAGGAGTCCCACACACCACCAACCATCCCACTCACTCCTTTGCCACCCATGGCAGGGAAGGTGCCCCCCAGACAAGCCCTCCCCAGGTGATCTCCACAAGGAGCAGGGCCCActcagaggctgcaggcagcacgCCACCACCACACTACACCGATGACTACGACTACGAGGATCAGCCTAAGGAACCCCCGGTGCACACAGCCCACGTGGCCTGTGACTACAATCCCTGCAGGCACCTGCAGAAGCCGTGCAAGGAGCTCCAGAACATAACCCAGTGCTCGTGTCCTGGCACATCGAGGGAAGATGAGATTCCAGACCCCCCCAGGCTCAGAGAGGTGATTGAAATCActgacagctctgcacagaTACGCTGGTGTGCCCCGTACTCAGTTGTTCACAGTTATGAGCTGGTGCTTCGTGCCCAAGACAGTGAGGACAGGCAGATTGTCATGGATAACATCTACCCCACGGCCAGGCAGTACACTTTGTATAACCTGCTGCCTTTCACCACTTACCACATCTGTGTGTCTGCCTCCAACAAAGCAGGCTCAAGCCAGAAAACAGGCCAGGAAATTCCAGGTAATTCGTGCAccagctttaaaacaaaacccagctaCAAGTATGTTTTTGCTGGTCTGTCTGCAGCAAGTGGACTCTTTCTCATTACCACAATTATTTTATCTGTATGCCTGTGTAAGGCATGTAAAAAGCCTCAGAGTGAACAGTATGGTACACACTTAGTCTCCTATAAGAACCCAGCATTTGATTATCCCTTAAAACTACAAACCACTAATTAG